The genomic stretch TAATGAAATTTTCTCACATTGTGTTATATAAATTGTTCTCCAACTCATATAAACCTCACAAAAGTTAATTTACAAAAAAACGAAAAGCCCACTTAAAAAAGTGGGCGAATCCGGTCCATGACCTTATTTTAGTAGGTCCTGGAGAATTTAAGTATAATGTCAAACCCGTCGGCTTGACACTTTTATAATATCATATTTTTTCCATATATACAATACTATTTATAAATTCTTGAAATAAATCTTTCTTTAGAGTCATATTCTACACCCAATGTATTTACATATATTTTTCTTATTTTCTTTATTGCTTTACCTACAGTTAAAAATTTTTGTTTACTACTTACAGGATAATTTTTTATAAATTCCTTTACGTCCTTACTATCCACTCTAAAACCTAACTTCTCTTCAACTCTTCTTTCAAAAATATATTTGTCTATATCTTTTAAAACTGCTTGTAGCTCTTTTATAGCATCTATATAATTAGAGTTAAATTTATCTAAATAATCTATTTCTAACTTATTTACTCTATCATTATTAACTCCTTTAAATTTAAACTTTTCTTTTTGATTCTCTTGTTCAATTTCAAGAATATCCCCAGTATACAATGAGAATTGGAATTCATAACTTTCGTCAATCTCTTTATTTTTCTTTGAAGCTTTATATGCTTCACTATTTAATTGATAATATCTTCCCTTATCTTGCATCATTAAATAAGTTACTGTTACAAATTTATAAAAATCCCCTTTTTTATAAACATCTGCTCTCAATGCTGGTATTGATAGCATCACAACTTTTTTGTCTTTTGCCCCATACTTATGAGATAAATCTAAATGATTTCCCAATAAACTTTCTCTATATTTAATGCTCATAACTGGAGGTCCATCATCTTTTTTAGCATATTTTGTTATAAATCTTTTATGTTCATTATAATATGCATAAAATGGATTACTCTCTTTTTTATATTCACTATAAACTTCCATAAACTTTTCAAAGGTTTTAGGATCATTATGATACATTAAAAGTTGTTTTTGTTTTTTCTCATCTTCAAAAAATTTCTTTATAGTTTTATTATCTTTACTATAGACACCTGTATGCTTCGAAATTATATATTCATTTTCAATCTCTTTTTTTCCTTTTTTATCTAACTCTTTGACTACCCTTGTACTATATATAGTTTCATTAGTTAGTTGTCTATTTACTTTTTTATCTACATAATGAGAATATCTATATTTATTAAACTCTTTTATCTTACAACCATATTCATATTTAAATAACTCTTTATACTGTTTATCTGTTAATATCTCTCCTGTTCTTAAATCAACAGAACTTTTTTCCTCTTCTCCACTATCAAAGTCTCTTACATTTTTTAAAGAGTTTAATATTTTTTCTGCTGAAAGCATTATCAAAGCATCTTGAGCATGATGAGCATGAGATAACTCTCTACTTTTTGGAAACTTCCACATTTTTCTAATTTGATTTGTCATAGCTCCTGTTACAGATTTAACTTTTACAGAATGTTCATTATCTTTATAGTATTTTTTTAAAAGATTTAGAATTTCTCTCGTTGCATATCTTGTATCAACTAAGTTTCTAGCAATAAACTTTCTAGAATATTTACTTAATTCTCCTTCAAATAATAAATTTTCTTGCTTTTTTCTATTCAAACCACTAGATTTTACTCTTGCTTTAAATCCTTCGTATTTACCTATAGTTGATAAATATTGGAATGGTGACATATTCTTTTTATTTTGATTTTCATCTCTCATTACTAAAACTTTATTATTTTGAGAATCATCAAATGATATAGAACGAGGTATAATATGATCTATTTCGAAATTTTCAGGTCTATTTAATAAATCTTCAATAGCTATTGTTTTTCCACTATATACACAACTACCTCCTTGTTCTTGCCATAATTTCATTTTTTCAAAAAATCCAGCTTCTTTAGAATAACTTCTCTCTGAAAGATATTCTTTTATCATTTTATTGGTTTTTTCATTTTTACTTTGAAGTTCATTTAAAATTTTTTTCTTGTCATCTGAATTTTTTTCTCTTGCCATTTCTATAACAATTTCAGTAGGAATTCCATATCTCTTATGAACTGAATTTATTACATTTATTGTTTGAGAAATAGCTCTTTTTACAACTGGAGATAATATCCATTCTTCTACATAATTTTTAGGAATCTCTTTTTTACCTGTAA from Candidatus Cetobacterium colombiensis encodes the following:
- the cas9 gene encoding type II CRISPR RNA-guided endonuclease Cas9 (Cas9, originally named Csn1, is the large, multifunctional signature protein of type II CRISPR/Cas systems. It is well known even to general audiences because its RNA-guided endonuclease activity has made it a popular tool for custom editing of eukaryotic genomes.), with protein sequence INSIFGIEDLDLIDEICKILTIYQTNDKIIEKIKELLKNDISEEQIEKLNKLVGYTGSHSLSKKAMSSILEELLETSKNQMELFTEKGLVPYKMDFTGKKEIPKNYVEEWILSPVVKRAISQTINVINSVHKRYGIPTEIVIEMAREKNSDDKKKILNELQSKNEKTNKMIKEYLSERSYSKEAGFFEKMKLWQEQGGSCVYSGKTIAIEDLLNRPENFEIDHIIPRSISFDDSQNNKVLVMRDENQNKKNMSPFQYLSTIGKYEGFKARVKSSGLNRKKQENLLFEGELSKYSRKFIARNLVDTRYATREILNLLKKYYKDNEHSVKVKSVTGAMTNQIRKMWKFPKSRELSHAHHAQDALIMLSAEKILNSLKNVRDFDSGEEEKSSVDLRTGEILTDKQYKELFKYEYGCKIKEFNKYRYSHYVDKKVNRQLTNETIYSTRVVKELDKKGKKEIENEYIISKHTGVYSKDNKTIKKFFEDEKKQKQLLMYHNDPKTFEKFMEVYSEYKKESNPFYAYYNEHKRFITKYAKKDDGPPVMSIKYRESLLGNHLDLSHKYGAKDKKVVMLSIPALRADVYKKGDFYKFVTVTYLMMQDKGRYYQLNSEAYKASKKNKEIDESYEFQFSLYTGDILEIEQENQKEKFKFKGVNNDRVNKLEIDYLDKFNSNYIDAIKELQAVLKDIDKYIFERRVEEKLGFRVDSKDVKEFIKNYPVSSKQKFLTVGKAIKKIRKIYVNTLGVEYDSKERFISRIYK